Proteins from a genomic interval of Schistosoma mansoni strain Puerto Rico chromosome 6, complete genome:
- a CDS encoding putative inosine triphosphate pyrophosphatase (itpase) (inosine triphosphatase) — protein sequence MSRQLTFVTGNPNKLTEFLKIIGEEFAGKVKTVDLDLPEVQGSVEDVSIQKCLSAFKIINGPVLIEDTALCFKALNGMPGPFIKWFLKAVGPDGLPRMLTDFNDYRADAVCTFAYCDSLEKPVQLFTGITPGCIVSPRGPRDFGWDCIFQPDNFRQTYAEMDKSIKNSISHRSKALEKVKSFLLNHEFQ from the exons ATGTCGCGTCAGTTAACTTTTGTAACTGGTAATCCAAACAAATTAACTGAATTCCTTAAAATTATTGGTGAGGAATTTGCCGGAAAA GTAAAAACAGTTGATTTAGATTTACCTGAAGTTCAAGGTAGTGTCGAAGATGTTAGTATACAAAAATGTTTATCTgcttttaaaataatcaatgGACCTGTATTAATCGAAGATACAGCACTTTGTTTTAAAGCACTGAATGGAATGCCTGGACCGTTTATTAAATGGTTTTTAAAAGCGGTCGGTCCTGATG GACTACCTCGTATGTTGACTGACTTCAATGATTATCGTGCAGATGCTGTATGCACTTTTGCCTATTGTGATAGCCTTGAAAAACCAGTACAATTATTCACTGGTATCACACCAGGTTGTATTGTTTCACCTCGTGGACCACGTGATTTTGGATGGGATTGTATATTTCAACCGGATAACTTTAGACAAACTTATGCTGAAATGGATAAATCTATCAAAAATTCCATATCACATCGATCTAAAGCATTAGAAAAAGTGAAATCTTTTTTGTTGAATCATGAATTTCAATGA